The following are encoded together in the Novipirellula artificiosorum genome:
- a CDS encoding glycosyltransferase produces MRIALIITELNPGGAERCLTELAIGLTESGDDVRVYSIGSRPDPQKCILIDRLAKHRVPIEYGGADSTFQVFKAQRSLRKSLHSFHPALAQTFLYHANVVGTWAARAAGVAVRVGGIRVAEARPLRCRLERFAVKQMQQIVCVSEDVRRFAASQLAADQGRLSVIPNAVDTTRFSTTAPANWRDHGWPEDSIVTLFVGRMHAQKGLETIRQQIDRLAPAGSNRRVLLIGEGPLENEMDAWIRSVGADRIQRLGWTTDVAPFIKASRLLLLPSHYEGMPNVVMEAMASGRPVVCSSVEGTRELLAHAPDGQCFDPGDSGAMANAVERFLNDRNLSEQIGFQNQTRMRNDFAIPTMIDRYRSLYRSLTGEGAIRSVSG; encoded by the coding sequence ATGCGAATTGCCTTGATCATTACCGAACTGAACCCGGGTGGTGCCGAACGCTGCCTGACCGAACTGGCCATCGGCTTGACCGAAAGTGGCGACGACGTTCGTGTCTATTCGATCGGCAGCCGACCCGATCCACAAAAATGCATCTTGATTGACCGGCTTGCAAAACATCGTGTGCCGATCGAGTACGGTGGCGCCGATTCCACGTTCCAAGTTTTCAAAGCTCAACGTTCGTTACGGAAATCGCTGCACTCCTTTCATCCTGCGCTCGCGCAAACCTTTCTGTACCATGCGAATGTGGTCGGGACCTGGGCGGCAAGAGCGGCGGGCGTTGCCGTTCGTGTGGGTGGAATACGCGTGGCCGAAGCGAGACCGCTTCGCTGTCGCTTGGAACGGTTTGCGGTCAAACAGATGCAACAGATTGTCTGTGTCAGCGAAGACGTCCGGCGTTTTGCGGCCAGCCAACTCGCAGCGGATCAGGGCCGTTTGTCGGTGATCCCCAATGCTGTCGATACCACCCGGTTTTCAACCACTGCCCCAGCGAATTGGCGAGATCATGGATGGCCCGAGGATAGCATTGTCACTCTTTTTGTCGGCCGGATGCATGCGCAAAAAGGATTGGAAACCATCCGCCAACAAATCGATCGACTTGCTCCGGCCGGTTCCAATCGCCGGGTGCTGCTGATCGGCGAAGGGCCTCTCGAAAACGAAATGGATGCTTGGATTCGCTCGGTTGGCGCCGATCGCATTCAGCGTCTGGGATGGACAACCGATGTGGCCCCGTTCATCAAGGCCTCGCGATTGCTGTTGCTACCGAGCCACTACGAGGGCATGCCAAACGTCGTGATGGAAGCGATGGCGTCCGGGCGACCGGTGGTATGCAGCAGCGTCGAAGGCACCCGCGAATTATTGGCTCATGCTCCGGACGGCCAGTGCTTTGATCCCGGCGACTCGGGCGCGATGGCTAATGCGGTCGAACGTTTCCTGAACGACCGCAATTTGAGTGAGCAGATCGGTTTTCAAAATCAAACGCGAATGCGGAACGATTTTGCCATTCCAACCATGATCGATCGCTACAGGTCGCTCTATCGCTCGCTAACCGGTGAGGGTGCGATTCGCAGCGTCTCAGGATAG
- a CDS encoding histidine phosphatase family protein translates to MQLYLIRHAESENNAKPIYQRIEDPPITARGRLQSQHLANWTESLKIDTLITSPFLRSLQTTRSIVDRTPQKVHVWHNVFERGGCFRGHGPNATEGGIGLGPAGISKHATAVANDCIIDETILESGWWGGRNRETDDEAEVRAIVVMDRFVDTFGARDCTVVAVIHADFKRCLLRQMISAGTDVDSLGPMVNTGVTKLRYNGQHWQLDTLNSISHLPSRLITGVET, encoded by the coding sequence ATGCAACTTTACTTAATTCGTCACGCCGAAAGCGAGAATAATGCGAAGCCAATATATCAACGAATCGAAGACCCGCCTATCACCGCGCGGGGCCGGTTGCAATCACAACATCTGGCCAATTGGACCGAGTCGCTGAAGATCGACACGCTGATCACCAGTCCCTTTTTGCGTTCGCTGCAAACGACTCGGTCGATCGTCGATCGCACTCCGCAAAAAGTCCACGTCTGGCACAACGTGTTTGAGCGTGGCGGGTGCTTTCGGGGCCACGGTCCCAATGCGACCGAGGGAGGCATTGGACTCGGGCCTGCAGGCATTTCAAAGCATGCCACGGCTGTTGCCAACGACTGCATCATCGACGAGACCATTCTTGAATCGGGATGGTGGGGAGGCCGCAACCGTGAAACCGATGACGAGGCGGAAGTTCGCGCCATCGTGGTGATGGATCGATTCGTCGATACCTTTGGAGCAAGGGACTGCACCGTCGTGGCAGTGATTCATGCCGACTTCAAAAGGTGCCTGCTGCGTCAAATGATCTCAGCGGGGACCGACGTCGATTCTCTCGGCCCGATGGTCAATACCGGAGTCACCAAGCTCCGCTACAACGGTCAACACTGGCAGCTGGACACGCTCAATTCCATCAGCCATCTACCGTCGCGGTTGATCACGGGCGTTGAGACTTGA
- a CDS encoding linear amide C-N hydrolase, translating into MNRSTSTFFRIAVLLVSVTVFGSAETANACTVMRFYVDGEALVARNHDWPFGEGLMVVNHRGIEKTAISAVQPTTWVSKHGSVSFVQFGREIPFAGMNEAGLTVDLLQLGEASFPAPTRKGSSVNVIQWVQYQLDTASSVKQVVASLEHVYPLPMLPSVERVHYFVTDVSGDVAVIEFLDGKPVVQHGTETSPCALANSTWQVSCQAYTSGQVNSNSEHRYCKAVNRVGNLPERATTTERIDYAFDSLRSVWQQGLTQWNIVYQPGERRVWFKTRVASQRRYIDLDDLSFDADQPTLVLDMDADLKGDLQLQLQPYTSGMNQRLVDFAFGRLMPEGFARVAIKQLVLSYPETLRIAPSPVSER; encoded by the coding sequence ATGAATCGTTCCACCTCAACCTTCTTTCGGATCGCAGTGCTTCTCGTCAGCGTGACCGTTTTCGGTTCGGCTGAGACGGCGAACGCATGCACGGTGATGCGATTCTACGTCGACGGCGAGGCGTTGGTTGCTCGCAATCATGATTGGCCGTTTGGCGAAGGCTTGATGGTCGTCAATCATCGAGGCATCGAGAAGACGGCCATTTCGGCTGTCCAACCGACAACATGGGTATCGAAGCACGGGAGTGTGTCGTTTGTGCAGTTCGGTCGCGAGATCCCGTTCGCGGGGATGAATGAAGCCGGCTTGACGGTCGATTTGCTGCAGCTCGGCGAAGCAAGCTTTCCCGCTCCAACGCGAAAAGGATCCAGCGTGAACGTGATCCAGTGGGTGCAGTACCAACTCGATACGGCATCCTCGGTGAAGCAGGTCGTGGCCAGTCTTGAGCATGTCTACCCCCTGCCGATGTTGCCATCGGTTGAACGGGTACACTATTTTGTCACGGACGTGAGTGGTGATGTAGCGGTCATCGAATTCCTCGATGGCAAACCCGTTGTCCAGCACGGCACAGAAACGAGCCCCTGCGCGCTCGCCAATTCGACATGGCAGGTTTCTTGCCAAGCCTACACCAGTGGGCAAGTGAATTCGAATAGCGAACATCGTTACTGCAAGGCGGTCAACCGCGTCGGTAACCTGCCTGAACGAGCAACCACGACCGAGCGAATTGATTACGCGTTTGATTCATTGCGATCGGTATGGCAGCAAGGGTTAACTCAGTGGAACATTGTTTATCAGCCCGGCGAGCGGCGGGTTTGGTTCAAGACACGAGTCGCTTCGCAGCGCCGCTACATCGACCTGGATGATTTGTCGTTTGATGCCGACCAGCCGACCTTGGTGTTGGACATGGACGCCGATTTGAAGGGCGATTTGCAGTTGCAACTGCAGCCGTACACCTCTGGCATGAATCAACGTCTGGTTGATTTTGCCTTCGGTCGCTTGATGCCCGAAGGTTTTGCACGTGTGGCGATCAAGCAATTGGTGTTAAGCTATCCTGAGACGCTGCGAATCGCACCCTCACCGGTTAGCGAGCGATAG
- a CDS encoding DUF3467 domain-containing protein, giving the protein MADDTKTTDAAKPEVAASPAEAAQTPPQQPVQVQVNDDNAMATYANFCRVTGSPEELIVDFGLNPQPIGVPKDPIQVKQRIIVNFFTAKRLLAALQMSVARHESVFGVLETDINKRVRPGLQQQQAPQKS; this is encoded by the coding sequence ATGGCAGACGACACCAAGACGACCGACGCAGCAAAGCCCGAAGTGGCTGCGAGTCCCGCCGAAGCCGCGCAGACTCCACCACAGCAACCGGTTCAGGTTCAAGTGAATGATGACAACGCGATGGCGACCTACGCTAATTTTTGTCGTGTCACTGGATCGCCGGAAGAATTGATCGTCGATTTCGGCTTGAACCCACAACCGATTGGCGTCCCGAAGGATCCGATCCAAGTCAAGCAACGTATCATCGTGAACTTTTTCACTGCGAAACGTTTGCTGGCTGCTTTGCAAATGTCGGTCGCTCGTCACGAGTCGGTGTTCGGCGTTTTGGAAACCGATATCAACAAGCGAGTTCGCCCCGGCCTTCAGCAGCAACAAGCGCCACAAAAGAGCTAA
- a CDS encoding M20/M25/M40 family metallo-hydrolase — MDTEKTLQRFLDLAEIPGRSGEEWAVATRLIEMLKEAGLSDSQIRFDGAEARTHLAGNCGNLLVTLPGKGQGPVTMLSAHMDTVPICVGSQPVVDGDQVRSSAKTGLGADDRSGCAAILTAAIERIQRGDPNFPPAVIAFFIQEEIGLHGARNLDVSLIGHVDRAFNFDGGAPDKVRIGAIGGERMSIRIFGTPAHAGVAPEQGASAIVMAAKAIADLDARGWLGNVQQDSGVGTANVGIINGGDATNVITPEVTLRAEARSHDAAMRTRIVKEIQTAFTLAAQSVTTDTGLAGRIEFESQVDYEAFRLPDDHPSIQAAGDAIKQVGREPVCDIANGGLDANWLFRHGIESVTLGCGQQNIHTVDERLSIPEYLDACRIATWLITEGASGER, encoded by the coding sequence ATGGATACTGAAAAAACCTTACAGCGTTTTCTGGATCTGGCAGAGATCCCCGGTCGCAGTGGCGAAGAATGGGCCGTGGCAACGCGGCTGATCGAAATGCTGAAAGAGGCCGGGCTTTCGGATTCGCAGATCCGATTTGACGGCGCCGAAGCGAGGACCCACTTGGCTGGCAATTGCGGCAACCTACTCGTTACTTTGCCAGGAAAGGGCCAAGGCCCCGTGACGATGTTGTCCGCCCACATGGACACCGTCCCGATCTGCGTTGGCAGCCAACCCGTCGTCGATGGCGATCAAGTGCGTAGCAGCGCCAAGACGGGGCTCGGTGCCGACGACCGCAGCGGGTGTGCCGCGATTTTGACCGCTGCAATCGAGCGAATTCAAAGGGGAGACCCAAACTTCCCGCCCGCCGTGATCGCCTTCTTTATCCAAGAAGAGATCGGTTTGCACGGCGCCCGAAATCTGGACGTTTCGCTGATCGGACATGTGGATCGCGCGTTCAATTTTGACGGTGGCGCCCCCGACAAGGTTCGGATTGGAGCGATCGGAGGCGAACGCATGTCGATTCGCATCTTTGGCACTCCTGCACACGCCGGCGTGGCGCCCGAACAGGGCGCCAGCGCCATCGTCATGGCGGCCAAGGCAATCGCGGATCTCGATGCTCGCGGTTGGCTTGGCAACGTACAACAGGACTCAGGCGTTGGGACGGCGAATGTTGGTATCATCAACGGTGGCGATGCAACCAATGTCATCACGCCGGAGGTGACACTCCGCGCTGAAGCCCGCAGCCATGATGCGGCGATGCGAACGCGAATCGTCAAAGAGATCCAAACGGCATTCACCCTCGCTGCTCAAAGCGTCACAACCGATACCGGCTTGGCAGGTCGTATCGAGTTTGAATCGCAAGTCGATTACGAAGCTTTTCGGCTGCCAGACGACCACCCCTCGATTCAGGCAGCCGGTGACGCGATCAAACAGGTTGGCCGAGAGCCGGTCTGCGATATCGCCAACGGTGGACTCGATGCGAATTGGTTGTTCCGACATGGTATCGAATCCGTCACGCTTGGATGTGGGCAACAGAACATCCATACCGTGGACGAAAGGCTGAGTATCCCGGAATACCTCGATGCATGCCGTATCGCAACGTGGCTGATCACCGAAGGAGCGTCAGGTGAAAGATGA
- a CDS encoding (2Fe-2S)-binding protein, which produces MKDDDELCICFHVSRRKVVQYIRVEKPSRVSQLSQCFGAGTGCGWCRPYLKQLMQQERPESLELPNAEAYASRRIEYRQQHP; this is translated from the coding sequence GTGAAAGATGACGATGAATTGTGCATTTGTTTTCACGTCTCCCGTCGCAAGGTCGTCCAGTACATTCGCGTCGAAAAACCGTCTCGGGTGAGCCAATTATCGCAGTGCTTTGGCGCGGGCACCGGTTGCGGGTGGTGTCGTCCCTACCTAAAGCAATTGATGCAGCAGGAGCGTCCTGAATCGCTTGAGCTGCCCAATGCGGAAGCCTATGCGAGTCGTCGCATCGAATACCGACAACAACATCCGTAG
- the rlmN gene encoding 23S rRNA (adenine(2503)-C(2))-methyltransferase RlmN yields the protein MDLPVFSSPQPVPSLSASGSADSRQHLLDWDLQTLKHWMVEKGQPAFRAKQVLHWVYQRRATEFAEMTDLPKQLREDLALAFVVYRCEQADGVCSPDGTDKLLIRLSDGGEVECVLLRDGSRRSICVSSQVGCAMGCVFCASGLDGVDRNLTRGEILEQMLRLQARLESDQRLSHIVMMGMGEPLANLDSVLSALEVARSAEGLGISPRRVTISTVGLPAAIDRLSQAGVPYNLAVSLHAPNDALRSQLVPVNKKIGIDAILDASDRYFAANGRRLTFEYVLLGGVNDSDECAMQLASLLRRRTVMLNVIPYNLVSGLPYKTPSASSISRFKEILINGGINVMFRQRKGSEIDAACGQLRRNRRPK from the coding sequence TTGGATCTTCCAGTTTTCTCTTCGCCTCAGCCTGTCCCTTCGCTTTCGGCCTCAGGATCGGCGGACTCACGCCAGCATTTGCTTGATTGGGATCTGCAAACGCTGAAGCATTGGATGGTCGAGAAGGGGCAGCCTGCGTTTCGGGCGAAACAGGTCCTGCATTGGGTCTACCAGCGGCGAGCGACGGAGTTTGCCGAAATGACCGACTTGCCCAAGCAACTTCGCGAGGATTTGGCGCTGGCGTTCGTGGTCTATCGCTGTGAACAGGCCGATGGAGTCTGTTCGCCGGACGGAACGGACAAGTTGTTGATTCGATTGTCCGATGGTGGCGAAGTGGAATGTGTGCTGCTCCGCGATGGCAGTCGGCGAAGCATCTGTGTCAGCAGCCAAGTGGGCTGTGCAATGGGGTGTGTCTTTTGTGCCAGTGGGCTTGATGGAGTCGATCGTAATTTGACTCGTGGCGAAATCCTGGAACAAATGTTGCGGTTGCAGGCGCGGTTGGAATCGGACCAGCGGCTCAGCCACATCGTGATGATGGGGATGGGCGAACCGCTTGCCAATCTTGACAGCGTGCTCTCGGCGCTCGAGGTTGCCCGCAGTGCGGAGGGGCTTGGCATTAGCCCGAGACGAGTCACGATCAGCACGGTGGGCTTACCGGCCGCGATCGATCGGCTGTCCCAGGCGGGTGTGCCTTACAATCTGGCAGTCAGTTTACATGCGCCTAATGACGCCCTGCGCAGCCAACTCGTTCCGGTGAACAAAAAGATCGGAATCGATGCGATTCTCGATGCGTCGGACCGGTACTTTGCCGCCAATGGACGTCGGTTGACGTTCGAGTACGTGCTGCTGGGTGGAGTGAACGATTCGGACGAGTGTGCGATGCAGCTTGCTTCTCTGCTTCGCCGGCGGACCGTGATGCTGAACGTGATTCCTTACAATCTGGTTTCGGGGTTGCCCTACAAAACGCCCTCGGCTTCGTCGATCAGCCGCTTCAAAGAGATCTTGATCAACGGTGGCATCAACGTCATGTTTCGGCAGCGCAAAGGCAGCGAGATTGATGCCGCATGCGGTCAGCTGCGCCGAAATCGACGCCCGAAGTAA
- a CDS encoding LURP-one-related/scramblase family protein gives MQYPIELRFKLLTFGQRITATDGSGNVLMFIKQKMFKLKEKVQIYSDENQSREIFQIASDRVIDFSANYHFTDAQGNDWGAVRRKGMRSLWSAHYDIMQDNAVDMTISEESPMKKVLESILGEIPVIGFVAALLLNPSYIVRRPDGTELLRLTKKPAVFEGKFILEKLNEMPEDDELRSLLALIMMVLLERGRG, from the coding sequence ATGCAGTACCCCATCGAACTTCGTTTCAAGCTATTGACCTTTGGCCAGCGGATCACAGCCACCGATGGCTCGGGAAACGTCTTGATGTTCATCAAACAAAAGATGTTCAAGTTGAAAGAGAAGGTTCAGATCTACAGCGATGAGAACCAGAGTCGTGAGATCTTTCAGATTGCATCGGACCGAGTGATTGACTTTTCGGCCAATTATCATTTCACGGATGCTCAAGGAAACGATTGGGGCGCAGTTCGCCGCAAAGGGATGCGGTCGTTGTGGTCAGCCCATTACGACATCATGCAAGACAACGCGGTCGACATGACGATCAGCGAAGAGAGCCCCATGAAGAAGGTGTTGGAAAGCATTCTTGGTGAAATCCCGGTCATCGGATTCGTCGCAGCGTTGCTGCTCAACCCCAGCTACATCGTGCGCCGGCCGGACGGCACCGAGTTGCTGCGGTTGACTAAAAAGCCGGCCGTTTTCGAGGGCAAGTTTATCTTAGAGAAACTCAACGAGATGCCCGAGGACGACGAGCTCCGCTCATTACTCGCTTTGATCATGATGGTCCTACTCGAGCGAGGGCGTGGCTAG
- a CDS encoding glycine zipper domain-containing protein, whose amino-acid sequence MLKQTLICVLVVVGMVNHAHAQNHRYQRRGAILGGLAGAAIGVAIGDKGNNETAGALIGGAVGAIAGGSIGNEKDHRIEHRRYHAPQYYPTPGSQQVYRSPSYPYEGHLHGVPVAPQPTWQTSRPAVQGGAFHGDFIAGPLSPLDVVSMVRHGIADSTIVDSLRNYGVTRPLSVRDIIGMHEQGVSENVIHAMQVAPVGHGQVVAPNAEFFPSPVSESYRVPTADGTTYGPSILESSRSQPALVPPQ is encoded by the coding sequence GTGTTAAAGCAGACTCTGATTTGTGTTCTGGTTGTTGTTGGCATGGTCAACCACGCCCATGCTCAAAACCATCGATATCAACGCCGTGGAGCGATTCTTGGTGGATTGGCTGGTGCCGCCATTGGCGTTGCCATTGGGGACAAGGGGAACAACGAGACTGCAGGTGCGCTGATTGGTGGTGCGGTCGGCGCGATCGCGGGAGGTTCCATTGGAAACGAAAAGGACCACCGGATAGAACATCGTCGCTACCACGCGCCGCAGTACTACCCGACACCTGGGTCGCAGCAGGTTTATCGGTCACCAAGTTACCCGTATGAGGGCCATTTGCATGGCGTACCGGTTGCACCCCAGCCGACGTGGCAGACCAGCCGCCCAGCCGTTCAAGGGGGGGCGTTTCATGGCGACTTCATCGCGGGTCCGCTATCGCCACTGGATGTTGTTTCGATGGTGCGTCATGGCATCGCGGATTCGACCATTGTCGACTCGCTGCGAAATTACGGAGTGACCCGTCCGCTGAGTGTGCGAGACATCATCGGCATGCACGAGCAGGGTGTCTCCGAGAACGTGATCCATGCGATGCAAGTCGCCCCGGTCGGTCATGGCCAAGTCGTCGCGCCGAACGCCGAGTTTTTTCCATCACCCGTTTCGGAAAGCTATCGAGTCCCCACGGCGGATGGGACGACGTACGGTCCGAGCATCCTCGAGTCGTCTCGGAGCCAACCCGCACTCGTTCCCCCTCAATGA
- a CDS encoding Tex family protein, with the protein MTTKTQPGFDPDSAAKSIADELGLPLRQVQSAIELLDAGNTIPFIARYRKEATGGLNEIDLRAIEDALEKATTLAARKVTVLKSISEQGLLTPELQAKVEACTDLRTLEAIYLPFKPKRRTRATIARERGLQPLADLLLQQQPLIQSKQETLAPFVDKNKEVPDTETALQGALDILAEQWAEDVETRSWMTHQAYSEGKISSQVKRGKKDQASKFELYLDHHEAVKKIPSHRLLAMLRGASEGILRVGVELDPSQVVSQLKAKLLTNRQFEFYQELNSTVDDCYQRLLMPATESSVLQTLKEKADEEAIAVFGKNLHELLMSAPAGPRVTMGIDPGFRTGCKVAIVDGTGKFLTNTTIYPTPPKSDTVTAGKELLELIKQHNVELVAIGNGTASRETDAFVADLVRQHKLEVTRVMVSESGASIYSASELAAKEFPDLDITVRGAISIARRLQDPLAELVKTDPKSIGVGQYQHDVNQTQLRKCLERTVESCVNHVGVDLNMASVPLLSHVAGIGPKLAERIVEFRNEHGRFSSRKELTKVPKLGKKAFEQAAGFLRIRDGDQPLDNSAVHPESYTLVSRMAKKLGADSKSLVGNATLSQKLKAEEFVDDQFGIPTIVDIIAELAKPGRDPRSEFRAVKFDDNVNSMEDLRTGMVLEGVITNVTHFGAFVDIGVHQDGLIHVSQLANHFVKDPNEVVSVGDCVKVKVMEIDLPRKRISVTRKF; encoded by the coding sequence ATGACCACGAAAACCCAACCTGGCTTTGATCCTGACTCGGCAGCGAAGAGCATTGCCGACGAATTGGGCTTACCACTTCGACAAGTTCAGTCGGCAATCGAGTTGCTCGATGCAGGAAATACCATTCCCTTTATCGCTCGCTATCGCAAGGAAGCAACCGGCGGTCTCAATGAAATCGACTTGCGAGCGATCGAAGATGCACTGGAAAAAGCAACCACGCTGGCGGCTCGCAAGGTCACGGTGCTCAAGTCGATCTCGGAACAGGGTTTGCTGACCCCCGAATTGCAAGCAAAAGTCGAGGCCTGCACGGACCTTCGTACCCTCGAAGCCATCTACTTACCTTTCAAACCCAAGCGGCGGACGCGAGCGACGATCGCGCGAGAACGTGGACTGCAGCCCCTTGCCGATTTGCTCCTCCAACAGCAACCTCTGATCCAATCGAAGCAAGAAACGCTGGCCCCGTTTGTCGACAAGAATAAGGAGGTTCCCGATACGGAAACGGCCCTTCAAGGTGCCCTCGATATCCTTGCCGAACAATGGGCCGAAGATGTCGAGACTCGTTCCTGGATGACACACCAAGCTTATTCCGAAGGTAAGATCAGCTCACAAGTGAAGCGTGGCAAAAAGGACCAAGCGAGCAAGTTTGAGCTGTACCTTGACCACCACGAGGCGGTGAAGAAAATCCCATCGCATCGGCTCTTGGCGATGCTTCGCGGTGCGAGTGAAGGGATCCTGCGAGTCGGCGTCGAGTTGGATCCATCACAAGTGGTGTCGCAGCTGAAAGCCAAGTTGCTTACGAACCGCCAATTCGAGTTTTATCAGGAGCTCAACTCGACGGTCGACGACTGCTACCAGCGGCTCTTGATGCCAGCGACCGAATCGTCTGTTCTGCAAACGTTGAAGGAAAAAGCGGACGAAGAAGCGATTGCGGTGTTTGGCAAGAACCTCCACGAGCTACTGATGTCGGCACCGGCGGGACCTCGAGTCACGATGGGCATCGACCCCGGCTTTCGTACCGGATGCAAGGTGGCCATCGTTGATGGCACGGGAAAATTCTTGACGAACACGACCATCTATCCAACGCCGCCGAAAAGTGACACGGTCACAGCCGGGAAAGAATTGCTCGAATTGATCAAGCAACACAACGTCGAATTGGTTGCCATCGGCAATGGGACGGCTTCGCGAGAAACCGATGCGTTTGTGGCAGATCTTGTCCGCCAGCACAAGCTTGAGGTCACCCGAGTGATGGTCAGCGAATCGGGCGCTTCGATCTATTCCGCCAGCGAACTGGCCGCGAAGGAGTTCCCCGATTTAGACATTACCGTGCGTGGTGCCATCAGCATCGCGCGTCGATTGCAAGACCCGCTGGCGGAATTGGTCAAGACCGATCCAAAATCGATCGGTGTCGGACAATACCAACACGACGTCAACCAGACACAGCTACGCAAATGCCTCGAACGTACGGTCGAATCGTGCGTCAACCACGTGGGTGTGGATTTGAATATGGCAAGTGTACCGCTGCTATCCCATGTGGCCGGCATTGGTCCGAAACTCGCCGAGCGAATTGTTGAATTCCGCAATGAACATGGTCGTTTTTCAAGTCGCAAAGAACTCACCAAAGTTCCCAAGCTTGGTAAGAAAGCGTTTGAACAAGCCGCTGGTTTCTTACGGATACGTGATGGTGACCAACCCTTGGACAATTCCGCCGTCCATCCGGAAAGCTACACATTGGTTAGCCGGATGGCCAAAAAGCTCGGCGCCGATTCCAAGTCGTTAGTCGGCAACGCCACGCTCAGCCAGAAATTGAAAGCCGAAGAGTTTGTCGACGATCAATTCGGCATTCCAACGATTGTCGACATCATCGCGGAACTCGCCAAACCGGGGCGCGACCCACGAAGCGAATTCCGTGCGGTCAAGTTTGACGACAACGTCAACTCGATGGAAGATCTCCGTACCGGCATGGTACTCGAAGGGGTCATCACCAACGTGACTCACTTCGGAGCGTTCGTTGACATTGGCGTCCACCAAGACGGACTGATTCATGTTTCGCAATTAGCCAACCACTTCGTCAAGGATCCCAATGAAGTGGTCTCCGTTGGCGATTGTGTCAAAGTCAAAGTGATGGAAATCGACCTACCACGCAAACGCATTTCGGTCACGCGAAAGTTCTAG
- a CDS encoding RsmE family RNA methyltransferase — protein sequence MTRRYYCPSLPQFGGNVVLQGHEAQHAIRVMRVKPDDAITLFDGQGRETEAVITAVSRRECDCQSEPLVAINREPSVKMQLAIAFPKPDRCRELVERLTEIGVHSITPIVSNRTQRPPSPTLIDKMERVVIEACKQSGRNRLMRINPTLTALEFFSSTNEEYHLRLMAHPTSNANHEQLLGRESVIAAVGPEGGWTDEEVAVALAQGYSPITLGARILRIETAAVVIAARWLN from the coding sequence ATGACTCGTCGTTATTATTGCCCCAGCTTACCGCAGTTTGGCGGCAACGTTGTGTTGCAGGGCCATGAAGCTCAGCATGCGATTCGCGTGATGCGAGTGAAACCTGACGATGCGATCACGCTGTTTGACGGCCAGGGACGTGAAACCGAAGCGGTCATCACGGCAGTCAGTCGTCGTGAGTGCGATTGCCAATCTGAACCGCTTGTTGCCATCAATCGTGAACCGAGCGTCAAAATGCAGCTCGCAATTGCATTTCCCAAGCCAGATCGATGCCGTGAACTTGTGGAACGTTTAACGGAGATCGGGGTTCATTCGATCACACCGATTGTATCGAACCGCACTCAGCGACCGCCTTCGCCTACCTTGATCGATAAAATGGAACGGGTCGTGATCGAAGCGTGTAAGCAATCGGGACGCAATCGATTGATGCGAATCAACCCAACGCTAACCGCACTCGAATTCTTCTCCAGCACAAACGAGGAATACCACCTAAGACTGATGGCGCATCCAACGTCCAACGCGAATCACGAGCAACTCCTTGGCCGAGAATCGGTCATCGCCGCCGTCGGCCCCGAAGGCGGATGGACTGACGAAGAAGTTGCCGTGGCGCTCGCGCAGGGCTATTCCCCCATCACGCTGGGAGCTCGGATTCTTCGAATTGAAACCGCAGCCGTCGTCATCGCAGCAAGGTGGTTGAACTAG